One part of the Microbacterium aurugineum genome encodes these proteins:
- a CDS encoding Rv3235 family protein yields the protein MTPHEYFAPQPTPTSELPDPAPLLRSLTRGVLEVLAGVREVDQLARWFSEDAFRSLVTRANLSARARSARGVAPARPTFEIRSLRVTAPIDGVIEAVVVVAGPGRTRAVAVRLDGIDRRWRATSLAIL from the coding sequence ATGACGCCTCACGAGTACTTCGCTCCGCAGCCGACACCGACCAGCGAACTGCCCGATCCCGCACCGCTCCTGCGCAGTCTCACCCGCGGTGTGCTCGAAGTGCTCGCCGGCGTCCGTGAGGTCGATCAGCTCGCGCGGTGGTTCAGCGAAGACGCGTTCCGCAGCCTGGTGACCCGGGCGAACCTGTCGGCGAGGGCGCGCAGCGCGCGCGGGGTCGCTCCCGCTCGCCCGACGTTCGAGATCCGGTCCCTGCGGGTGACGGCTCCGATCGACGGGGTCATCGAAGCGGTCGTCGTGGTGGCCGGACCGGGGCGCACGCGGGCGGTCGCGGTGAGACTGGATGGGATCGACCGACGCTGGCGCGCGACCTCCCTGGCGATTCTCTGA
- a CDS encoding helix-turn-helix domain-containing protein has product MSAPSSRAPRFLAPAQVAELLSIGVGEVIELVHEGRLRGTQLGSPPRWRVEESSLEGYLAEESETSRRMALWRQSQVASFPEVWGISSAHGN; this is encoded by the coding sequence ATGTCAGCCCCGTCCTCGCGCGCGCCGCGATTCCTCGCCCCCGCGCAGGTCGCCGAGCTGCTGAGCATCGGAGTGGGCGAGGTGATCGAGCTCGTGCACGAGGGCAGACTGCGAGGAACTCAGCTCGGGTCGCCGCCGCGCTGGCGCGTGGAGGAGTCGAGCCTGGAAGGCTATCTGGCCGAGGAATCGGAGACGTCTCGCCGTATGGCGCTGTGGAGGCAATCACAGGTGGCGAGCTTCCCCGAGGTCTGGGGCATCTCGTCGGCTCACGGCAACTGA
- a CDS encoding SAF domain-containing protein: MPFLSRPRRAFWGDLRFLIGIALVALSITAVWLIIDAADDAEPVLRADHTIVEGETLTADDFQVVEVGLGLLSDDYLGPEDLRSGQIAARTIEKGEIVPLSSLTDADRSRKTTIVIESNTGIPEEVEPGTVVEVWHAPPIDDGRSREAPRILVADVIVRDVIEPDGVLASAGTRLELVIDRSDAAEVLAAVTGGSALSVLPVGGAS; this comes from the coding sequence ATGCCTTTCCTCTCCCGACCTCGGCGCGCGTTCTGGGGCGACCTGCGGTTCCTCATCGGGATCGCTCTCGTCGCGCTCTCGATCACCGCCGTGTGGCTCATCATCGATGCGGCAGACGACGCGGAACCGGTACTCCGAGCCGACCACACCATCGTCGAGGGCGAGACCCTCACCGCGGACGACTTCCAGGTCGTCGAGGTGGGACTCGGGTTGCTGAGCGACGACTACCTCGGCCCCGAAGACCTGCGATCGGGGCAGATCGCGGCACGGACGATCGAGAAGGGCGAGATCGTGCCGTTGTCGTCTCTCACCGACGCGGACCGGAGCCGGAAGACCACGATCGTGATCGAGAGCAACACCGGCATCCCGGAGGAGGTGGAGCCCGGCACCGTCGTCGAGGTCTGGCACGCTCCGCCGATCGACGACGGGCGCTCGCGCGAGGCGCCCCGTATCCTCGTCGCCGACGTGATCGTGCGCGACGTGATCGAGCCGGACGGGGTCCTGGCTTCGGCGGGCACCCGGCTCGAGCTCGTGATCGACCGATCCGACGCGGCGGAGGTCCTCGCCGCGGTCACCGGCGGATCCGCCCTCTCGGTGCTGCCTGTCGGAGGCGCCTCATGA
- a CDS encoding AAA family ATPase: MTAVVVAIAEPRASALAAELELEGIDVLAVLTAGTPVVDLPPGTEALIVPATRAVLTTELISTCDRAGVRVLALGGADSRLRGRLGLSAPLPTEATGWEVAAALGTETVDAPLPHGPEPHRVIAVWGPHGAPGRSTVAIQLAVELARAGRRTALIDADTVAPSIALLLGLSDDAPGIAAACRRAERGALDDDELSRLSTRILSGGQDVEVLAGINRPSRWPELASARLRTTLQACRGWSEETVVDVAAAFDADDEVTYDLAGPRRHAATSATLIEADLIVAVAAADPLSISRFLRDHAELRRLTAPTPLAVVVNQVRQGPLGIDARRQVRRTLERFAGITEVTFLPFDQRAADAALLHARPMTDVTPRSQLVAGVRRLAATLSPTRPELPTGGSSRGSSPVVRRLRSVLAARAASPVADGRGSAS; the protein is encoded by the coding sequence ATGACCGCGGTGGTCGTGGCAATCGCGGAGCCACGCGCGAGCGCACTGGCCGCCGAACTGGAGCTGGAGGGGATCGACGTGCTCGCGGTCCTGACGGCCGGCACTCCGGTCGTCGATCTGCCTCCCGGCACCGAAGCGCTCATCGTTCCGGCGACCCGGGCCGTGCTGACCACCGAGCTGATCTCGACGTGTGATCGTGCGGGAGTGCGCGTCCTCGCCCTCGGCGGAGCGGACAGCCGCCTGCGCGGACGACTCGGGTTGTCTGCACCACTGCCCACCGAAGCCACCGGCTGGGAGGTCGCCGCGGCGCTGGGCACCGAGACCGTCGACGCGCCACTGCCTCACGGCCCCGAGCCCCACCGCGTCATCGCCGTCTGGGGACCGCACGGCGCCCCTGGACGCTCGACTGTCGCGATCCAACTCGCGGTCGAACTCGCCCGGGCCGGCCGCCGCACGGCTCTGATCGACGCCGACACCGTCGCGCCGTCGATCGCCCTGCTGCTCGGGCTCAGCGACGACGCTCCCGGAATCGCCGCCGCCTGTCGTCGAGCCGAACGAGGTGCCCTCGACGACGACGAACTGTCCCGCTTGTCCACCCGAATCCTGAGCGGAGGTCAGGACGTCGAAGTTCTGGCGGGGATCAATCGCCCGAGCCGCTGGCCGGAACTGGCATCAGCCCGTCTCCGCACCACGCTGCAGGCCTGTCGTGGGTGGAGCGAGGAGACGGTCGTGGATGTGGCCGCAGCCTTCGACGCGGACGACGAGGTCACGTACGACCTCGCCGGGCCCCGTCGACACGCGGCGACCTCGGCGACGCTGATCGAGGCGGACCTGATCGTGGCCGTCGCGGCGGCGGATCCTCTCAGCATCAGCCGGTTCCTGCGTGACCACGCCGAACTGCGCCGCCTCACGGCCCCGACGCCCCTCGCCGTGGTCGTCAATCAGGTCAGGCAGGGTCCGCTCGGCATCGATGCGCGCAGGCAGGTCCGGCGCACCCTCGAGCGATTCGCGGGCATCACCGAGGTCACGTTCCTGCCCTTCGATCAGCGCGCTGCCGATGCCGCACTGCTGCACGCCCGGCCGATGACCGACGTCACGCCCCGTTCACAGCTCGTCGCCGGTGTGAGGAGACTGGCCGCGACCCTGTCTCCCACACGTCCGGAGCTTCCTACTGGCGGTAGCTCGAGAGGAAGTTCCCCAGTCGTTCGACGGCTTCGCTCAGTACTCGCGGCTCGGGCAGCGTCACCAGTCGCAGATGGTCGGGGGTCGGCCAGTTGA